CCACCAACGTCACGCGGAAACCCGCCGTTGGAACATGGTCCTCATCCTTCATGTAACTTCCGAAAGTCACAAGCGTTCCAAAGCCCACTGACAGAGTAAAGAAGATATGGCCGACAGCATGGATAATTGAAGAGTAAGTCAGTTTAGAAAAATCAGGATAGAACAAGAAACGCAGAACTTCGGGCTCTGATGGGAGCGAGGTTGAGCGGAATACCAGGAGCAATACCAAACTCATAAAAAGCGGCATCATATAAGTGATAAACTTCTCAAGACCTTCTTGAACGCCCTTACCAACAACAATGATCGTGAGAAGCACGTGCACACTTGCAAGCGCCCATTGCAACCACCCGTTTTGCATAAGGGTCGCCAGCGAAGCCGCCGAATGATGAACATCCGTCGGCACAATCACTTCCATCAAAAAGCGACTCAAGAAATGCAAAACCCAGCCGGAGATCACCGCGTAATAGGAAAATACCACCAGACTTAATAAAACAGAAAAACGCCCAGCCCAGGCAAAGCCCTTATTTCCGGACTTCTGAGCAAGCAACTGAGTCGCCATGAGCACACTCTGACGAGTGGATTTACCAAGGCTCAGCTCGGCAATCAAAAGCGGCAAGCCCACTGTGAGCGCCATAAACACATACAGCAAAACAAAGGCACCGCCCCCGTTTTCGCCGACCACGTAAGGAAACCGCCAAAGAT
Above is a genomic segment from Bdellovibrionales bacterium containing:
- a CDS encoding sodium-dependent transporter, coding for MAVKRGSWRTRFGFYLLAIGSACGLGNLWRFPYVVGENGGGAFVLLYVFMALTVGLPLLIAELSLGKSTRQSVLMATQLLAQKSGNKGFAWAGRFSVLLSLVVFSYYAVISGWVLHFLSRFLMEVIVPTDVHHSAASLATLMQNGWLQWALASVHVLLTIIVVGKGVQEGLEKFITYMMPLFMSLVLLLVFRSTSLPSEPEVLRFLFYPDFSKLTYSSIIHAVGHIFFTLSVGFGTLVTFGSYMKDEDHVPTAGFRVTLVDTGISLIAVLLVFPIAFQASNVPLTDPALLFETLPRFFLDFRGGLLFGLLFFSCLYLAALNASIGLMETIVSNMVDSTSQKMKFSRNKASWITGAFALLLAMIPSFSSSMFRDVQFFGKGIMESMDSLLINWILPVIALGLLISINYGMSEKEKETQFIAKDRFVSYSMYPHWKWVLRWYAPGFIIVGMLLQILGLLMKMR